The proteins below are encoded in one region of Segatella copri:
- a CDS encoding ROK family protein, which produces MEYDVKSLVIGLDLGGTNSVFGIVDGDGEIIATTSIKTQTFQRVEQYVEESVKAVMQIVEQVGGMEKIRALGIGAPCGNYYKGTIENAANLVWAKGIVPLADMFAEKLGIPVAITNDANAAAMGEMKYGAAVGMKNFVELTLGTGVGSGIVANGQLIYGCDGFAGELGHMVVEPDGRPCGCGRKGCLETYCSATGVVRTTLAMLEASTVATELRNIPREEITSYVVYKAAMAGDTLAREVFRQTGTRIGKACAEIATFLSPEAFIFFGGLAQAGDLLFRPIEEAYNEHVLSLYKGKAKFLMSGLDGAKAAILGAAAMASEL; this is translated from the coding sequence ATGGAATACGATGTAAAGTCTTTAGTGATTGGCTTGGATTTGGGTGGAACCAATTCCGTTTTCGGCATCGTTGATGGGGACGGAGAAATAATAGCTACAACCTCAATCAAGACCCAGACATTCCAACGCGTGGAACAATACGTAGAGGAATCGGTAAAAGCTGTGATGCAGATAGTAGAACAGGTAGGTGGTATGGAGAAAATTCGTGCCTTGGGCATCGGTGCGCCTTGTGGTAACTATTACAAGGGGACCATTGAAAATGCAGCAAATCTGGTATGGGCTAAGGGTATTGTACCGCTGGCTGACATGTTTGCAGAGAAACTGGGCATTCCGGTTGCTATTACCAATGATGCAAATGCGGCTGCTATGGGAGAAATGAAATATGGTGCTGCAGTTGGTATGAAAAATTTCGTAGAACTCACTCTCGGAACAGGCGTAGGATCGGGTATCGTGGCTAACGGGCAGCTGATTTATGGTTGCGACGGTTTCGCCGGTGAGTTGGGACACATGGTAGTGGAGCCTGACGGTAGACCATGCGGCTGTGGCAGAAAGGGCTGCCTGGAGACCTACTGCTCGGCTACAGGCGTGGTCCGTACTACCTTGGCCATGCTCGAAGCATCAACCGTGGCAACTGAGCTGAGAAATATTCCAAGGGAAGAAATTACATCTTATGTGGTTTATAAGGCAGCCATGGCAGGAGATACACTGGCACGGGAAGTGTTCAGACAAACCGGTACAAGAATCGGCAAGGCCTGTGCAGAGATAGCTACCTTTCTGAGCCCGGAGGCTTTTATCTTCTTCGGAGGATTGGCACAGGCTGGCGATCTGCTCTTCCGGCCTATTGAAGAAGCATATAACGAGCATGTGCTCTCATTATATAAAGGTAAGGCTAAGTTCCTGATGAGCGGACTTGATGGTGCCAAGGCGGCCATCCTGGGTGCTGCAGCAATGGCGTCTGAACTCTAA
- a CDS encoding ROK family protein has translation MKADLIKYLRKINKKPSVQGKLLEQFISHGASTIPEMSKAIGVSLPTTTSALNELIKEGLAREIGKKDNSSGRIPMVYDLVPTAGYFIGVNPEMNCLALAASDFAGNLITEKTRVPYVYENSPENLEEISRIINEFIENLPVSREEILQVCVNVAERVNPVQGNAYNMFTFLKESLTDKLAQLIQLPVCIENDTRSMAFAELIKGQCKGLKDAIFVNVCWGIGIGIIIDGNLYYGKSGYSGEFGHMTAYNNNIICHCGKIGCIETEVSGRALKRKLIEKIKEGKTSILSERVLKKNEDLSLQDILDAIAKEDVLSLATLQRIADELGKQLAGVINIFNPEMLVIGGEMSVTGDYLTLPVKMGIKKFSLNIMNEDSKIVTSSLKGLAGITGACLMARYRLLNENIDK, from the coding sequence ATGAAAGCTGACTTAATAAAATATCTTAGAAAGATAAACAAAAAGCCCTCAGTTCAGGGCAAGCTCCTGGAGCAGTTTATCTCTCACGGAGCCTCCACCATCCCAGAGATGTCGAAGGCTATCGGAGTTAGCTTACCGACAACAACAAGTGCCCTCAACGAGTTGATAAAAGAAGGACTCGCCAGAGAGATTGGAAAGAAAGACAATTCTTCGGGACGCATCCCGATGGTTTACGACCTCGTTCCAACAGCAGGCTACTTCATCGGCGTCAATCCTGAGATGAACTGCCTGGCACTTGCAGCAAGCGACTTCGCAGGCAATCTGATTACCGAAAAAACAAGAGTGCCTTACGTATATGAGAACTCTCCTGAAAACCTGGAAGAGATAAGCAGAATCATCAATGAGTTCATCGAAAACCTTCCTGTTTCAAGAGAAGAAATACTTCAAGTTTGCGTGAACGTGGCTGAGCGCGTGAATCCTGTACAGGGAAATGCCTACAACATGTTCACCTTCCTGAAAGAATCATTGACCGACAAGCTGGCTCAACTCATACAGCTACCTGTATGTATCGAGAACGATACCCGGAGCATGGCTTTCGCTGAGTTGATTAAGGGACAGTGCAAAGGCCTGAAAGACGCCATCTTCGTGAACGTATGCTGGGGCATCGGAATCGGAATCATCATCGACGGCAATCTCTATTACGGCAAGTCGGGATATTCTGGCGAATTCGGTCACATGACTGCCTACAACAACAACATCATCTGCCACTGCGGCAAGATTGGTTGCATAGAAACAGAAGTTTCGGGCAGAGCACTCAAAAGGAAACTCATCGAGAAGATAAAGGAAGGAAAGACTTCCATCCTCTCTGAAAGAGTTCTGAAAAAGAATGAAGACCTATCACTCCAGGATATCCTGGACGCCATAGCAAAGGAAGATGTACTGAGCCTTGCCACACTGCAGCGCATAGCAGATGAACTTGGCAAACAGCTGGCAGGAGTCATCAACATCTTCAACCCAGAAATGCTGGTCATCGGAGGTGAAATGTCGGTTACAGGCGACTACCTCACGCTACCGGTAAAGATGGGTATCAAGAAATTCTCTCTCAACATCATGAATGAGGATTCTAAAATCGTTACCTCAAGTCTGAAAGGTCTTGCAGGAATCACGGGAGCCTGTCTGATGGCAAGATACCGGCTTCTGAATGAGAACATCGACAAATAA
- a CDS encoding carboxypeptidase-like regulatory domain-containing protein — translation MLQLPSSKTHVKDATGEPIIGATIRIEGKTGGTVTDLDGNFTLSNIEKGAKLTITYVGYK, via the coding sequence TTGCTACAGCTACCCAGCAGCAAAACTCATGTTAAAGACGCTACCGGAGAACCTATCATCGGCGCTACCATCAGAATCGAAGGTAAGACCGGTGGAACCGTAACTGACCTGGATGGTAACTTCACCCTCAGCAACATCGAAAAGGGTGCCAAACTTACCATCACTTATGTGGGTTACAAATAG
- a CDS encoding ROK family protein, with protein MSLATLQRIADELGKQLAGVINIFNPEMLVIGGEMSVTGDYLTLPVKMGIKKFSLNIMNEDSKIVTSSLKGLAGITGACLIARYRFLNDNKQT; from the coding sequence CTGAGCCTTGCCACACTGCAACGCATAGCAGATGAACTTGGCAAACAGCTGGCAGGAGTCATCAACATCTTCAACCCTGAAATGCTGGTCATCGGAGGAGAAATGTCGGTTACAGGCGATTACCTCACACTACCGGTAAAGATGGGCATCAAGAAATTTTCTCTCAACATCATGAATGAGGATTCTAAAATCGTTACCTCAAGCCTGAAAGGCCTTGCAGGAATCACGGGAGCCTGCCTGATAGCAAGATACCGGTTTCTAAATGACAATAAGCAAACATAA
- a CDS encoding glycoside hydrolase family 16 protein encodes MKSRLILALFIITSTVVMADSKKEKTIFLDEFNSSESIPNPKVWKLAEYLNVAWARHFKNVNEYENVKVENGYLKLKASKDDGLYKTGGIHTIKGFGKNTRVEVKARLTKRARGAFPAIWQMPIGGEIWPRSGEIDLMEWIQKTPYEFYQTVHTYYINGDTGSAGVTNPNRDSNFDVTQFHVYAAERTDEAVIFYVDGKETFRYKNMNLPKEKLQFPFCDYNFDIILNCSLGGVLNGQPTWAGIIHDEDLPVELWVDWVKVIECE; translated from the coding sequence ATGAAAAGTAGATTAATTCTAGCACTGTTTATCATCACTTCAACAGTTGTTATGGCTGACAGCAAGAAAGAAAAGACAATATTTCTTGACGAGTTCAATAGTTCTGAATCAATTCCTAACCCAAAAGTTTGGAAACTTGCAGAATATTTAAATGTAGCCTGGGCGCGACATTTCAAGAACGTAAATGAATATGAAAATGTGAAAGTAGAGAATGGCTATCTCAAACTTAAAGCAAGCAAAGACGATGGCTTATATAAAACAGGTGGTATCCATACGATAAAGGGGTTTGGCAAGAATACCCGAGTAGAAGTAAAGGCAAGGTTAACCAAACGGGCTCGCGGTGCATTCCCTGCTATTTGGCAGATGCCAATTGGAGGAGAAATCTGGCCTAGAAGCGGCGAAATAGATTTAATGGAATGGATACAAAAGACTCCATATGAATTTTATCAAACAGTACATACGTATTATATTAATGGAGACACTGGCTCTGCGGGGGTAACCAATCCTAACAGAGATTCCAACTTTGATGTTACACAGTTTCATGTATATGCAGCAGAAAGGACTGACGAAGCTGTAATATTTTATGTAGACGGAAAAGAAACTTTCAGATACAAGAATATGAATCTGCCAAAAGAAAAGCTGCAATTTCCGTTCTGCGATTATAATTTTGACATAATTCTAAACTGTTCCCTAGGAGGTGTGCTTAACGGGCAGCCAACTTGGGCAGGCATAATACACGATGAAGACTTACCAGTTGAATTGTGGGTAGACTGGGTAAAAGTCATAGAATGCGAATAA
- a CDS encoding transposase, translating to MSFCGLYKELLKLSPLIVADAYFSTSTFVNGIKKEGFSLISRFRDNACLFYVYAGPRTGKRGRPKTKDGKIDMKNLDLTRMEKMEMKDIEGTAYTLIAYSKALRCKVRLVIWQMPNGKKKLFFSTDTSLSGEEVLLYYRTRFQIEFCFRDAKGYTGLMDCQARDKWKLDFAFNASFTSLNVAKVTMKEMGMEYSMSSFKSLMTNIYLVKRIFKASGYTPNRTLISKIFKDLSCLQRIAA from the coding sequence ATTTCGTTTTGCGGATTATACAAGGAACTTCTCAAACTCTCACCCCTCATAGTTGCAGATGCTTACTTCTCTACAAGTACATTTGTTAATGGGATAAAGAAAGAAGGGTTCTCTTTGATAAGCCGCTTTCGTGACAATGCTTGTCTCTTTTATGTCTATGCTGGTCCACGTACTGGAAAACGTGGTCGCCCCAAGACCAAGGATGGCAAGATTGATATGAAGAATCTTGACCTCACTCGAATGGAGAAGATGGAGATGAAAGATATAGAAGGAACAGCTTATACTTTGATAGCCTATTCCAAGGCACTCAGGTGTAAAGTTAGACTTGTCATCTGGCAGATGCCGAATGGCAAGAAGAAACTATTCTTCTCTACAGACACCTCACTTTCGGGTGAAGAGGTACTTCTTTATTATAGAACCAGGTTCCAGATTGAATTTTGCTTTCGTGACGCCAAAGGCTATACTGGTCTCATGGACTGCCAGGCTCGCGATAAGTGGAAACTCGATTTTGCTTTCAATGCTTCGTTCACATCACTAAATGTTGCCAAGGTAACTATGAAGGAGATGGGAATGGAATATTCTATGTCTTCATTCAAATCACTGATGACCAACATTTATCTGGTGAAACGAATTTTTAAAGCAAGCGGGTACACCCCGAACCGAACTTTAATTAGCAAGATTTTCAAAGATCTCTCGTGCTTACAGCGTATAGCTGCTTAG